A part of Homo sapiens chromosome 19 genomic scaffold, GRCh38.p14 alternate locus group ALT_REF_LOCI_6 HSCHR19LRC_LRC_T_CTG3_1 genomic DNA contains:
- the NLRP2 gene encoding NACHT, LRR and PYD domains-containing protein 2 isoform 1 (isoform 1 is encoded by transcript variant 2), translating into MVSSAQMGFNLQALLEQLSQDELSKFKYLITTFSLAHELQKIPHKEVDKADGKQLVEILTTHCDSYWVEMASLQVFEKMHRMDLSERAKDEVREAALKSFNKRKPLSLGITRKERPPLDVDEMLERFKTEAQAFTETKGNVICLGKEVFKGKKPDKDNRCRYILKTKFREMWKSWPGDSKEVQVMAERYKMLIPFSNPRVLPGPFSYTVVLYGPAGLGKTTLAQKLMLDWAEDNLIHKFKYAFYLSCRELSRLGPCSFAELVFRDWPELQDDIPHILAQARKILFVIDGFDELGAAPGALIEDICGDWEKKKPVPVLLGSLLNRVMLPKAALLVTTRPRALRDLRILAEEPIYIRVEGFLEEDRRAYFLRHFGDEDQAMRAFELMRSNAALFQLGSAPAVCWIVCTTLKLQMEKGEDPVPTCLTRTGLFLRFLCSRFPQGAQLRGALRTLSLLAAQGLWAQTSVLHREDLERLGVQESDLRLFLDGDILRQDRVSKGCYSFIHLSFQQFLTALFYTLEKEEEEDRDGHTWDIGDVQKLLSGVERLRNPDLIQAGYYSFGLANEKRAKELEATFGCRMSPDIKQELLRCDISCKGGHSTVTDLQELLGCLYESQEEELVKEVMAQFKEISLHLNAVDVVPSSFCVKHCRNLQKMSLQVIKENLPENVTASESDAEVERSQDDQHMLPFWTDLCSIFGSNKDLMGLAINDSFLSASLVRILCEQIASDTCHLQRVVFKNISPADAHRNLCLALRGHKTVTYLTLQGNDQDDMFPALCEVLRHPECNLRYLGLVSCSATTQQWADLSLALEVNQSLTCVNLSDNELLDEGAKLLYTTLRHPKCFLQRLSLENCHLTEANCKDLAAVLVVSRELTHLCLAKNPIGNTGVKFLCEGLRYPECKLQTLVLWNCDITSDGCCDLTKLLQEKSSLLCLDLGLNHIGVKGMKFLCEALRKPLCNLRCLWLWGCSIPPFSCEDLCSALSCNQSLVTLDLGQNPLGSSGVKMLFETLTCSSGTLRTLRLKIDDFNDELNKLLEEIEEKNPQLIIDTEKHHPWAERPSSHDFMI; encoded by the exons AAGCAGCTTTGAAATCCTTTAATAAAAGGAAGCCTCTATCATTAG GGATAACACGGAAAGAACGACCACCTCTAGACGTGGACGAAATGCTGGAGCGCTTCAAAACAGAAGCACAAG CGTTTACAGAAACGAAAGGAAATGTCATCTGCCTGGGTAAAGAagtctttaaaggaaaaaagccaG ACAAAGACAATAGGTGCAGGTATATATTGAAGACGAAGTTCCGGGAGATGTGGAAGAGCTGGCCTGGAGATAGCAAAGAGGTCCAGGTTATGGCTGAGAGATACAAGATGCTGATCCCATTCAGCAACCCCAGGGTGCTTCCCGGGCCCTTCTCATACACGGTGGTGCTGTATGGTCCTGCAGGCCTTGGGAAAACCACGCTGGCCCAGAAACTAATGCTAGACTGGGCAGAGGACAACCTCATCCACAAATTCAAATATGCGTTCTACCTCAGCTGCAGGGAGCTCAGCCGCCTGGGCCCGTGCAGTTTTGCAGAGCTGGTCTTCAGGGACTGGCCTGAATTGCAGGATGACATTCCACACATCCTAGCCCAAGCACGGAAAATCTTGTTCGTGATTGACGGCTTTGATGAGCTGGGAGCCGCACCTGGGGCGCTGATCGAGGACATCTGCGGGGACTGGGAGAAGAAGAAGCCGGTGCCCGTCCTCCTGGGGAGTTTGCTGAACAGGGTGATGTTACCCAAGGCCGCCCTGCTGGTCACCACGCGGCCCAGGGCCCTGAGGGACCTCCGGATCCTGGCGGAGGAGCCGATCTACATAAGGgtggagggcttcctggaggaggacaGGAGGGCCTATTTCCTGAGACACTTTGGAGACGAGGACCAAGCCATGCGTGCCTTTGAGCTAATGAGGAGCAACGCGGCCCTGTTCCAGCTGGGCTCGGCCCCCGCGGTGTGCTGGATCGTGTGCACGACTCTGAAGCTGCAGATGGAGAAGGGGGAGGACCCGGTCCCCACCTGCCTCACCCGCACGGGGCTGTTCCTGCGTTTCCTCTGCAGCCGGTTCCCGCAGGGCGCACAGCTGCGGGGCGCGCTGCGGACGCTGAGCCTCCTGGCCGCGCAGGGCCTGTGGGCGCAGACGTCCGTGCTTCACCGAGAGGATCTGGAAAGGCTCGGGGTGCAGGAGTCCGACCTCCGTCTGTTCCTGGACGGAGACATCCTCCGCCAGGACAGAGTCTCCAAAGGCTGCTACTCCTtcatccacctcagcttccagcaGTTTCTCACTGCCCTGTTCTACAccctggagaaggaggaggaagaggataggGACGGCCACACCTGGGACATTGGGGACGTACAGAAGCTGCTTTCCGGAGTAGAAAGACTCAGGAACCCCGACCTGATCCAAGCAGGCTACTACTCCTTTGGCCTCGCTAACGAGAAGAGAGCCAAGGAGTTGGAGGCCACTTTTGGCTGCCGGATGTCACCGGACATCAAACAGGAATTGCTGCGATGCGACATAAGTTGTAAGGGTGGACATTCAACGGTGACAGACCTGCAGGAGCTCCTCGGCTGTCTGTACGAGTCTCAGGAGGAGGAGCTGGTGAAGGAGGTGATGGCTCAGTTCAAAGAAATATCCCTGCACTTAAATGCAGTAGACGTTGTGCCATCTTCATTCTGCGTCAAGCACTGTCGAAACCTGCAGAAAATGTCACTGCAGGTAATAAAGGAGAATCTCCCGGAGAATGTCACTGCGTCTGAATCAGACGCCGAGGTTGAGAG ATCCCAGGATGATCAGCACATGCTTCCTTTCTGGACGGACCTTTGTTCCATATTTGGATCAAATAAGGATCTGATGGGTCTAGCAATCAATGATAGCTTTCTCAGTGCCTCCCTAGTAAGGATCCTGTGTGAACAAATAGCCTCTGACACCTGTCATCTCCAGAGAGTGGT GTTCAAAAACATTTCCCCAGCTGATGCTCATCGGAACCTCTGCCTAGCTCTTCGAGGTCACAAGACTGTAACGTATCTGACCCTTCAAGGCAATGACCAGGATGATATGTTTCCCGCATTGTGTGAGGTCTTGAGACATCCAGAATGTAACCTGCGATATCTCGG GTTGGTGTCTTGTTCCGCTACCACTCAGCAGTGGGCTGATCTCTCCTTGGCCCTTGAAGTCAACCAGTCCCTGACGTGCGTAAACCTCTCCGACAATGAGCTTCTGGATGAGGGTGCTAAGTTGCTGTACACAACTTTGAGACACCCCAAGTGCTTTCTGCAGAGGTTGTC GTTGGAAAACTGTCACCTTACAGAAGCCAATTGCAAGGACCTTGCTGCTGTGTTGGTTGTCAGCCGGGAGCTGACACACCTGTGCTTGGCCAAGAACCCCATTGGGAATACAGGGGTGAAGTTTCTGTGTGAGGGCTTGAGGTACCCCGAGTGTAAACTGCAGACCTTGGT GCTTTGGAACTGCGACATAACTAGCGATGGCTGCTGCGATCTCACAAAGCTTCTCCAAGAAAAATCAAGCCTGTTGTGTTTGGATCTGGGGCTGAATCACATAGGAGTTAAGGGAATGAAGTTCCTGTGTGAGGCTTTGAGGAAACCACTGTGCAACTTGAGATGTCTGTG GTTGTGGGGATGTTCCATCCCTCCGTTCAGTTGTGAAGACCTCTGCTCTGCCCTCAGCTGCAACCAGAGCCTCGTCACTCTGGACCTGGGTCAGAATCCCTTGGGGTCTAGTGGAGTGAAGATGCTGTTTGAAACCTTGACATGTTCCAGTGGCACCCTCCGGACACTCAG GTTGAAAATCGATGACTTTAATGATGAACTCAATAAGCTGctggaagaaatagaagaaaaaaacccacaactgaTTATTGATACTGAGAAACATCATCCCTGGGCAGAAAGGCCTTCTTCTCATGACTTCATGATCTGA
- the NLRP2 gene encoding NACHT, LRR and PYD domains-containing protein 2 isoform 4 (isoform 4 is encoded by transcript variant 5), translating into MVSSAQMGFNLQALLEQLSQDELSKFKYLITTFSLAHELQKIPHKEVDKADGKQLVEILTTHCDSYWVEMASLQVFEKMHRMDLSERAKDEVREAALKSFNKRKPLSLGITRKERPPLDVDEMLERFKTEAQETKGNVICLGKEVFKGKKPDKDNRCRYILKTKFREMWKSWPGDSKEVQVMAERYKMLIPFSNPRVLPGPFSYTVVLYGPAGLGKTTLAQKLMLDWAEDNLIHKFKYAFYLSCRELSRLGPCSFAELVFRDWPELQDDIPHILAQARKILFVIDGFDELGAAPGALIEDICGDWEKKKPVPVLLGSLLNRVMLPKAALLVTTRPRALRDLRILAEEPIYIRVEGFLEEDRRAYFLRHFGDEDQAMRAFELMRSNAALFQLGSAPAVCWIVCTTLKLQMEKGEDPVPTCLTRTGLFLRFLCSRFPQGAQLRGALRTLSLLAAQGLWAQTSVLHREDLERLGVQESDLRLFLDGDILRQDRVSKGCYSFIHLSFQQFLTALFYTLEKEEEEDRDGHTWDIGDVQKLLSGVERLRNPDLIQAGYYSFGLANEKRAKELEATFGCRMSPDIKQELLRCDISCKGGHSTVTDLQELLGCLYESQEEELVKEVMAQFKEISLHLNAVDVVPSSFCVKHCRNLQKMSLQVIKENLPENVTASESDAEVERSQDDQHMLPFWTDLCSIFGSNKDLMGLAINDSFLSASLVRILCEQIASDTCHLQRVVFKNISPADAHRNLCLALRGHKTVTYLTLQGNDQDDMFPALCEVLRHPECNLRYLGLVSCSATTQQWADLSLALEVNQSLTCVNLSDNELLDEGAKLLYTTLRHPKCFLQRLSLENCHLTEANCKDLAAVLVVSRELTHLCLAKNPIGNTGVKFLCEGLRYPECKLQTLVLWNCDITSDGCCDLTKLLQEKSSLLCLDLGLNHIGVKGMKFLCEALRKPLCNLRCLWLWGCSIPPFSCEDLCSALSCNQSLVTLDLGQNPLGSSGVKMLFETLTCSSGTLRTLRLKIDDFNDELNKLLEEIEEKNPQLIIDTEKHHPWAERPSSHDFMI; encoded by the exons AAGCAGCTTTGAAATCCTTTAATAAAAGGAAGCCTCTATCATTAG GGATAACACGGAAAGAACGACCACCTCTAGACGTGGACGAAATGCTGGAGCGCTTCAAAACAGAAGCACAAG AAACGAAAGGAAATGTCATCTGCCTGGGTAAAGAagtctttaaaggaaaaaagccaG ACAAAGACAATAGGTGCAGGTATATATTGAAGACGAAGTTCCGGGAGATGTGGAAGAGCTGGCCTGGAGATAGCAAAGAGGTCCAGGTTATGGCTGAGAGATACAAGATGCTGATCCCATTCAGCAACCCCAGGGTGCTTCCCGGGCCCTTCTCATACACGGTGGTGCTGTATGGTCCTGCAGGCCTTGGGAAAACCACGCTGGCCCAGAAACTAATGCTAGACTGGGCAGAGGACAACCTCATCCACAAATTCAAATATGCGTTCTACCTCAGCTGCAGGGAGCTCAGCCGCCTGGGCCCGTGCAGTTTTGCAGAGCTGGTCTTCAGGGACTGGCCTGAATTGCAGGATGACATTCCACACATCCTAGCCCAAGCACGGAAAATCTTGTTCGTGATTGACGGCTTTGATGAGCTGGGAGCCGCACCTGGGGCGCTGATCGAGGACATCTGCGGGGACTGGGAGAAGAAGAAGCCGGTGCCCGTCCTCCTGGGGAGTTTGCTGAACAGGGTGATGTTACCCAAGGCCGCCCTGCTGGTCACCACGCGGCCCAGGGCCCTGAGGGACCTCCGGATCCTGGCGGAGGAGCCGATCTACATAAGGgtggagggcttcctggaggaggacaGGAGGGCCTATTTCCTGAGACACTTTGGAGACGAGGACCAAGCCATGCGTGCCTTTGAGCTAATGAGGAGCAACGCGGCCCTGTTCCAGCTGGGCTCGGCCCCCGCGGTGTGCTGGATCGTGTGCACGACTCTGAAGCTGCAGATGGAGAAGGGGGAGGACCCGGTCCCCACCTGCCTCACCCGCACGGGGCTGTTCCTGCGTTTCCTCTGCAGCCGGTTCCCGCAGGGCGCACAGCTGCGGGGCGCGCTGCGGACGCTGAGCCTCCTGGCCGCGCAGGGCCTGTGGGCGCAGACGTCCGTGCTTCACCGAGAGGATCTGGAAAGGCTCGGGGTGCAGGAGTCCGACCTCCGTCTGTTCCTGGACGGAGACATCCTCCGCCAGGACAGAGTCTCCAAAGGCTGCTACTCCTtcatccacctcagcttccagcaGTTTCTCACTGCCCTGTTCTACAccctggagaaggaggaggaagaggataggGACGGCCACACCTGGGACATTGGGGACGTACAGAAGCTGCTTTCCGGAGTAGAAAGACTCAGGAACCCCGACCTGATCCAAGCAGGCTACTACTCCTTTGGCCTCGCTAACGAGAAGAGAGCCAAGGAGTTGGAGGCCACTTTTGGCTGCCGGATGTCACCGGACATCAAACAGGAATTGCTGCGATGCGACATAAGTTGTAAGGGTGGACATTCAACGGTGACAGACCTGCAGGAGCTCCTCGGCTGTCTGTACGAGTCTCAGGAGGAGGAGCTGGTGAAGGAGGTGATGGCTCAGTTCAAAGAAATATCCCTGCACTTAAATGCAGTAGACGTTGTGCCATCTTCATTCTGCGTCAAGCACTGTCGAAACCTGCAGAAAATGTCACTGCAGGTAATAAAGGAGAATCTCCCGGAGAATGTCACTGCGTCTGAATCAGACGCCGAGGTTGAGAG ATCCCAGGATGATCAGCACATGCTTCCTTTCTGGACGGACCTTTGTTCCATATTTGGATCAAATAAGGATCTGATGGGTCTAGCAATCAATGATAGCTTTCTCAGTGCCTCCCTAGTAAGGATCCTGTGTGAACAAATAGCCTCTGACACCTGTCATCTCCAGAGAGTGGT GTTCAAAAACATTTCCCCAGCTGATGCTCATCGGAACCTCTGCCTAGCTCTTCGAGGTCACAAGACTGTAACGTATCTGACCCTTCAAGGCAATGACCAGGATGATATGTTTCCCGCATTGTGTGAGGTCTTGAGACATCCAGAATGTAACCTGCGATATCTCGG GTTGGTGTCTTGTTCCGCTACCACTCAGCAGTGGGCTGATCTCTCCTTGGCCCTTGAAGTCAACCAGTCCCTGACGTGCGTAAACCTCTCCGACAATGAGCTTCTGGATGAGGGTGCTAAGTTGCTGTACACAACTTTGAGACACCCCAAGTGCTTTCTGCAGAGGTTGTC GTTGGAAAACTGTCACCTTACAGAAGCCAATTGCAAGGACCTTGCTGCTGTGTTGGTTGTCAGCCGGGAGCTGACACACCTGTGCTTGGCCAAGAACCCCATTGGGAATACAGGGGTGAAGTTTCTGTGTGAGGGCTTGAGGTACCCCGAGTGTAAACTGCAGACCTTGGT GCTTTGGAACTGCGACATAACTAGCGATGGCTGCTGCGATCTCACAAAGCTTCTCCAAGAAAAATCAAGCCTGTTGTGTTTGGATCTGGGGCTGAATCACATAGGAGTTAAGGGAATGAAGTTCCTGTGTGAGGCTTTGAGGAAACCACTGTGCAACTTGAGATGTCTGTG GTTGTGGGGATGTTCCATCCCTCCGTTCAGTTGTGAAGACCTCTGCTCTGCCCTCAGCTGCAACCAGAGCCTCGTCACTCTGGACCTGGGTCAGAATCCCTTGGGGTCTAGTGGAGTGAAGATGCTGTTTGAAACCTTGACATGTTCCAGTGGCACCCTCCGGACACTCAG GTTGAAAATCGATGACTTTAATGATGAACTCAATAAGCTGctggaagaaatagaagaaaaaaacccacaactgaTTATTGATACTGAGAAACATCATCCCTGGGCAGAAAGGCCTTCTTCTCATGACTTCATGATCTGA
- the NLRP2 gene encoding NACHT, LRR and PYD domains-containing protein 2 isoform 2 (isoform 2 is encoded by transcript variant 3), translated as MVSSAQMGFNLQALLEQLSQDELSKFKYLITTFSLAHELQKIPHKEVDKADGKQLVEILTTHCDSYWVEMASLQVFEKMHRMDLSERAKDEVREAALKSFNKRKPLSLGITRKERPPLDVDEMLERFKTEAQDKDNRCRYILKTKFREMWKSWPGDSKEVQVMAERYKMLIPFSNPRVLPGPFSYTVVLYGPAGLGKTTLAQKLMLDWAEDNLIHKFKYAFYLSCRELSRLGPCSFAELVFRDWPELQDDIPHILAQARKILFVIDGFDELGAAPGALIEDICGDWEKKKPVPVLLGSLLNRVMLPKAALLVTTRPRALRDLRILAEEPIYIRVEGFLEEDRRAYFLRHFGDEDQAMRAFELMRSNAALFQLGSAPAVCWIVCTTLKLQMEKGEDPVPTCLTRTGLFLRFLCSRFPQGAQLRGALRTLSLLAAQGLWAQTSVLHREDLERLGVQESDLRLFLDGDILRQDRVSKGCYSFIHLSFQQFLTALFYTLEKEEEEDRDGHTWDIGDVQKLLSGVERLRNPDLIQAGYYSFGLANEKRAKELEATFGCRMSPDIKQELLRCDISCKGGHSTVTDLQELLGCLYESQEEELVKEVMAQFKEISLHLNAVDVVPSSFCVKHCRNLQKMSLQVIKENLPENVTASESDAEVERSQDDQHMLPFWTDLCSIFGSNKDLMGLAINDSFLSASLVRILCEQIASDTCHLQRVVFKNISPADAHRNLCLALRGHKTVTYLTLQGNDQDDMFPALCEVLRHPECNLRYLGLVSCSATTQQWADLSLALEVNQSLTCVNLSDNELLDEGAKLLYTTLRHPKCFLQRLSLENCHLTEANCKDLAAVLVVSRELTHLCLAKNPIGNTGVKFLCEGLRYPECKLQTLVLWNCDITSDGCCDLTKLLQEKSSLLCLDLGLNHIGVKGMKFLCEALRKPLCNLRCLWLWGCSIPPFSCEDLCSALSCNQSLVTLDLGQNPLGSSGVKMLFETLTCSSGTLRTLRLKIDDFNDELNKLLEEIEEKNPQLIIDTEKHHPWAERPSSHDFMI; from the exons AAGCAGCTTTGAAATCCTTTAATAAAAGGAAGCCTCTATCATTAG GGATAACACGGAAAGAACGACCACCTCTAGACGTGGACGAAATGCTGGAGCGCTTCAAAACAGAAGCACAAG ACAAAGACAATAGGTGCAGGTATATATTGAAGACGAAGTTCCGGGAGATGTGGAAGAGCTGGCCTGGAGATAGCAAAGAGGTCCAGGTTATGGCTGAGAGATACAAGATGCTGATCCCATTCAGCAACCCCAGGGTGCTTCCCGGGCCCTTCTCATACACGGTGGTGCTGTATGGTCCTGCAGGCCTTGGGAAAACCACGCTGGCCCAGAAACTAATGCTAGACTGGGCAGAGGACAACCTCATCCACAAATTCAAATATGCGTTCTACCTCAGCTGCAGGGAGCTCAGCCGCCTGGGCCCGTGCAGTTTTGCAGAGCTGGTCTTCAGGGACTGGCCTGAATTGCAGGATGACATTCCACACATCCTAGCCCAAGCACGGAAAATCTTGTTCGTGATTGACGGCTTTGATGAGCTGGGAGCCGCACCTGGGGCGCTGATCGAGGACATCTGCGGGGACTGGGAGAAGAAGAAGCCGGTGCCCGTCCTCCTGGGGAGTTTGCTGAACAGGGTGATGTTACCCAAGGCCGCCCTGCTGGTCACCACGCGGCCCAGGGCCCTGAGGGACCTCCGGATCCTGGCGGAGGAGCCGATCTACATAAGGgtggagggcttcctggaggaggacaGGAGGGCCTATTTCCTGAGACACTTTGGAGACGAGGACCAAGCCATGCGTGCCTTTGAGCTAATGAGGAGCAACGCGGCCCTGTTCCAGCTGGGCTCGGCCCCCGCGGTGTGCTGGATCGTGTGCACGACTCTGAAGCTGCAGATGGAGAAGGGGGAGGACCCGGTCCCCACCTGCCTCACCCGCACGGGGCTGTTCCTGCGTTTCCTCTGCAGCCGGTTCCCGCAGGGCGCACAGCTGCGGGGCGCGCTGCGGACGCTGAGCCTCCTGGCCGCGCAGGGCCTGTGGGCGCAGACGTCCGTGCTTCACCGAGAGGATCTGGAAAGGCTCGGGGTGCAGGAGTCCGACCTCCGTCTGTTCCTGGACGGAGACATCCTCCGCCAGGACAGAGTCTCCAAAGGCTGCTACTCCTtcatccacctcagcttccagcaGTTTCTCACTGCCCTGTTCTACAccctggagaaggaggaggaagaggataggGACGGCCACACCTGGGACATTGGGGACGTACAGAAGCTGCTTTCCGGAGTAGAAAGACTCAGGAACCCCGACCTGATCCAAGCAGGCTACTACTCCTTTGGCCTCGCTAACGAGAAGAGAGCCAAGGAGTTGGAGGCCACTTTTGGCTGCCGGATGTCACCGGACATCAAACAGGAATTGCTGCGATGCGACATAAGTTGTAAGGGTGGACATTCAACGGTGACAGACCTGCAGGAGCTCCTCGGCTGTCTGTACGAGTCTCAGGAGGAGGAGCTGGTGAAGGAGGTGATGGCTCAGTTCAAAGAAATATCCCTGCACTTAAATGCAGTAGACGTTGTGCCATCTTCATTCTGCGTCAAGCACTGTCGAAACCTGCAGAAAATGTCACTGCAGGTAATAAAGGAGAATCTCCCGGAGAATGTCACTGCGTCTGAATCAGACGCCGAGGTTGAGAG ATCCCAGGATGATCAGCACATGCTTCCTTTCTGGACGGACCTTTGTTCCATATTTGGATCAAATAAGGATCTGATGGGTCTAGCAATCAATGATAGCTTTCTCAGTGCCTCCCTAGTAAGGATCCTGTGTGAACAAATAGCCTCTGACACCTGTCATCTCCAGAGAGTGGT GTTCAAAAACATTTCCCCAGCTGATGCTCATCGGAACCTCTGCCTAGCTCTTCGAGGTCACAAGACTGTAACGTATCTGACCCTTCAAGGCAATGACCAGGATGATATGTTTCCCGCATTGTGTGAGGTCTTGAGACATCCAGAATGTAACCTGCGATATCTCGG GTTGGTGTCTTGTTCCGCTACCACTCAGCAGTGGGCTGATCTCTCCTTGGCCCTTGAAGTCAACCAGTCCCTGACGTGCGTAAACCTCTCCGACAATGAGCTTCTGGATGAGGGTGCTAAGTTGCTGTACACAACTTTGAGACACCCCAAGTGCTTTCTGCAGAGGTTGTC GTTGGAAAACTGTCACCTTACAGAAGCCAATTGCAAGGACCTTGCTGCTGTGTTGGTTGTCAGCCGGGAGCTGACACACCTGTGCTTGGCCAAGAACCCCATTGGGAATACAGGGGTGAAGTTTCTGTGTGAGGGCTTGAGGTACCCCGAGTGTAAACTGCAGACCTTGGT GCTTTGGAACTGCGACATAACTAGCGATGGCTGCTGCGATCTCACAAAGCTTCTCCAAGAAAAATCAAGCCTGTTGTGTTTGGATCTGGGGCTGAATCACATAGGAGTTAAGGGAATGAAGTTCCTGTGTGAGGCTTTGAGGAAACCACTGTGCAACTTGAGATGTCTGTG GTTGTGGGGATGTTCCATCCCTCCGTTCAGTTGTGAAGACCTCTGCTCTGCCCTCAGCTGCAACCAGAGCCTCGTCACTCTGGACCTGGGTCAGAATCCCTTGGGGTCTAGTGGAGTGAAGATGCTGTTTGAAACCTTGACATGTTCCAGTGGCACCCTCCGGACACTCAG GTTGAAAATCGATGACTTTAATGATGAACTCAATAAGCTGctggaagaaatagaagaaaaaaacccacaactgaTTATTGATACTGAGAAACATCATCCCTGGGCAGAAAGGCCTTCTTCTCATGACTTCATGATCTGA